Below is a genomic region from Thunnus albacares chromosome 4, fThuAlb1.1, whole genome shotgun sequence.
GGAGTGAACTTCCAGGACCCCATCTTCCCGGACACTACTGAGAACCACCGCATGTTTGCCAGCCTTTTCCAGTTTTCCAACTGCACACCTGGTACTCAGGTCCACACCTACACCCCAGAGTGGGAGGCTCAGGAGGACAGCCGGGTACGTAGCCACTCACAACCACCATCATAGACCACATCCTAGTGTTGATGAAATGTTTGACCTTTTTGACGTCATCTATTTCAGACTCAGTGAGAAAGGACATCTATTTTGATCCAGTTGCCGCAGATTCATAGTGGCTACACACTTGATTCGGGGTTAAAGAGTGCATTGAGCTCCAGTATGGTAGTGCACAAAAAAGGGATTAAATATTACATCCTGTTGTTTTCAAATGAGTACTACAGAGAAGCTGGCAAGTTATATATGTTCTTAATGCATGGGAAACCAAACGCACATTCTCTGAGGTTTGGCCAGACAAAGAACTCACTATGTTTAAAGGGAAAATCTACTTTAGAAAACATTGTTCTTGCCAGCTCTATGGCAAACCATTTTGTTGTATAATTGACTATTTTCTTATGCCTAAAGATGAGATCCCTAACGTCCAACTAAGTGACATATGAGTATCTGAAGGTCATTACTCTGTTTAAGGCCTGTGACATTCATTTTGATATACatcagattttaaaatgatttgggTCAATAATCTAGAGCTCCAGTTTACacttttctgtcactgtttagTTGATGAAATCTTATTTGTACTTAAACACCATTGGCAAACACTACTGTAACACCTGGTGCTTCTTGACTATGTGAGTTTCCAGCAGTTCGTCTCAAGGCCCATGTGTCAGCGTGTAAATGGTTTCCAGTCACCCACCAGTGCTTTATCCCCCTTAATGAATATAAACCATTGGCATAATCCCTCTGATTTAGGTcagtcttcttctgtctgtttccaATCATTTTCTGACTACTCATGAAAGCAAAAACATGGTTTGTATTTCCATTAACAGCAAACTTTTGGGTCAGGCCTGTGATTATaattacagagcaacattagatATCAGTGCTGCTTTCTTACATCATTCtcatgattagatttcctcCTAGCAAACTAAAaacagactttgtttttttctggtccTGAGCAACCATTGTTGACAGCTGACCTAAACTCACATTAGATCAGGTCATGTCATACACATCACAtaatcaagtgttttttgtcaGGAAATCAAAAAAAGCATGTATTCATCATAAAATTTATCGCCAAACTTTATcagcaatgaaaacattttttcaacaaGCAGAGTTTTCCCACAGTTTTATGTTCCCAACACTCATGCAGAAATATTAGCTTTGAAGGGTCAGTAACACTGTCCTGGTCTGATGGTTGGACACAAAACTAATTCCTGCTCACATGTTAAAAAGATTACAGCTTTGGTTAATATGGTCTAACTAAGTTTTGCTTCCTCACAAAGGTTTCAAACATGTGTCCTCCTGAGATGGTACATGATACTTCAGTCTTGAACAAAATATAAAGCTTTTTCTTTGTGGAATTGGAGTATAGATTACATCTTGGTTGATAAATCCCTGCTGGTTACTAATGGTGTGCCACAAGGATCCATTTTAGGCCCTGCCCTGTTCACCATTTATATAAAGATTATTTTGTCTCTTCTGTGTGTGATTGTCAAATTCCTTTCCACCCaattttacagtatattaaatatCTCCCTCTGTCCAGTCAGTAATTACAACTCTCCTTCAATGCACTGCAAGACGCTCCAGCCATTTAGTGTTTCACTTTCATATAGTTGGAGGACTTGCaacagacagatttaaaaaagagTGGACTGAATCATAGCAGAGGCTGAGATGTCCTGAAAAAACAACTTAGTACTATCTTTTGTTTGACCCTCCATGTCAGGTTAACACCCATATTGTTCAAAATCCATGACCCCAGTTTATGCAGACCttctgttaaaaatgtgcaGTCTCCAAGGCCAAGCCAAGATTACTGATGTGATGTCACCTGAGtgattttctcagacttgaaaAAGCTGCCCCTTTAACAATCTTCTAGACCTTAATGCAAATTAAATACAATGCAGGCTCATACAGCTTGATCTTTAAATATAGTATCATATAGAGCACCTTGCTGATAAACTGTGACTGATGTTTTTTGCACTGAACAGAACCAGCTTTCCTCTGAGTCGTTCAGGACTGGGAGTAATTTCAATATACACAACTGCATTTTATATGATATGGACGCTTTGCCTTCACTGACTGTATATATTTCTCTACAAAGTCCTTGTTGAAAAATCTTCTATCTCATCTTTACTGCTCTTGAACTCTGATCCGTACTTAACTACAATGCACCAGAATTGATTTAGAAATGATTGCTTTTCCTGTTATTATGGCAGTCTCATGAAATAATCTGCAATTATGCTTAGAATCAAAGCTTTTATACGCCTTTGTAACTTTGAGAGCATTCtcaattatcattttttacCTGCCTATAACTGCTTCAAATTAGCCGGTATCCTGTTTATCGTCTATTATTTTACTCTGTTTGTGACTCTgtcagttattattataattttagcTCCCAGTGTAAACAGGGAGATAAAAGAAGAATCAGCTTACGTTACATACTCTTTTACTTCATTATCAAGCTTTATCTCCGACATGTGCTACAAGAAAGTGCTTATTATTACCAATGACTTCACATTGCATGGGTATTATATAACTGTACTCTTTCTGCTTTCTAGTTTGGATGTCCAGGTGACATCAATATTGCACAAAAGCTTAAAAATGGAGTGTTTATATTGTATGTCTTAGAAAGGCGAGTGATTGCATCTCATTCTTGGCTCCAGACTTTTTCAAGGGCAATTACCTAAGTATTCGTCCACACTGCAGTTGAACCTGGAACAACACTGTAGACATGGAAATATGAACCAACTGTAGGTGtcttatgtttgtgtttatgtatattttgtcaTATCTGGGTGCACGTAGTAGGGATGCCATTTTACACCCTCTGCTTCACATAACTTGATTGTCTTGCTCCTAAACTTCAGCCTTTGCATTATAAAGTTTCATGCCCCTTCAGATCCCATTAGGGAATAGGTAAGAGCACATGGGAAAAAAATTCACAGCTAATATTACAGGGAGTAATGTACTAACCAGTGATGTGGTCCAGCAGCCGGCagcacatttttaacatttcctcAAAACCCTCAGCGGTTGTTATCTGATGGCAGGGAATTTACATCAGTGTTTCACGCTGGCCCATGTGGACGCATTAGGATCTGCAGAGGAAATCCACACTCAGGCAGACAGGCATGCAGTCACAGGCATCTGGAGCTAATTTTTTCACCTAGGAAAAGGTCCGGGCCTTTGGATCGTCTTTCGCAGGTTCGCAGGCATGTTGGGTTTCATCTCACAGCGCTATAACAGAGGGTGCATGTTGTGTAACCATTTTCATtacctcagatttatcttatcCCTACCTGGAGTACAGTGTGTGTTGTCTTTGACTAAAAAGAGCAGGACATAACATGGTAActttttttgacacatttccAAATGTCCCATGGCAAGACAGGTGCCATCTCAAAAATATTTGATTGCTTTCTTGCCTTTTCCccccttccctttctctctctttttaggcaacaagctgccaaaaaaaaaaaagaatcagttttatttgacTTACTCATACAATATGCTGAAAGACTTACGAGCTGTTGGCACTGGTTGTCAGCCTAAAGAGCAAGCCAAATGTGTTCTCTTATTTGATTTATCCAGAGGAAATTCAAGTTCCACTGACTGATCAAAAACAGCAGATCTGTCAGGTGCTACATcataaatgttacaaaaatacattaaatctGACACCAGCATTAAATACAAGCCGTGATGGCATACGTCTCCAAATGTGATTTCACTCAAAAGGCAGTGGAGGATGAAATTCTGTGGGGAATCTTGATGATTTATACTGGCCTTCTTTGAGAAGGGAGTTGTAAGTAACCTGAAAGTAGCTGATCAGCGTTTGACACATGAATGTTTGACAGTTTATCACGTTTTCCTTAAATCCACTTAATCAAATGCTCGTCATGCTCTTCCAGACATTTCAAaagtatttactgtaaaaattgTAATAAACAAACTTATATCTTACCATTTTTACCTGAACTCCTTTTTCTCGTCACAGTTGTTGTGCTCTACGGTGCAGAAGGCTCTctttgaggaggaggaaagggtgAGGACTCTCTCCCAGAAGGTGCGCTCCTTGGAGAAAGCCAACGGCCACCTGCGGGAAAAGGTGAAGACCATGAAACGTCTGTTGCGCCAGGCCCAACGAGAGACAATGAAGGAGCAACAGACCCTCAGCCTCAAACAGCTCTATGAGTCAAAGACCCCCCAAACCCATCCGGATCAGGACACTACCCAGGACCAGAAGGGCCCTCCACTCAAAAAGGTCCTCTCCAAGAAGCTAAAAAACTAGTTTTTTCCAACTGTAAACTATGCAAACCAACCTTGGCTCCCAATGAAGTGTCAGAGACAGagcaaaatgaaagtgtattgtGTGAAAAGCTGGGGGAAGTGACAGCAACTGTGGCAATAATTAACAGCAGATTGGTATTTCATGACATTATCCATGTCTTCAACTTAATTAATATGCTTTTTTCAAAAGGAACATACTGCGGTTGCACTTTATGACGAGGCATTAGCTCTGCATGGAAATTTGTTCTGcagagaaatttaaaaaaaaacaacacattggtTTTATTGGACCAACCAAcattgtagttttatttctggtAAAATTGAACTGTGCCATTTAGACTGTTGACTACAAAGAAACCATTCATTCCTATTTACATCCTTATCCATATACTTCCAAgaactgaatgtgtgtgtgtgtgtgtgtgtgtgtgtggagagagggGCTTTCATTTGACCTATATTGTGTCCCCAGATGAACTAAAGTGAAGGATTAGCAGCCTGTGAGATAAGGGACGTATATAGTTTCACAGGAGTAAAGTGATCTTCATCTAAATCtccttaaaggtgcagtgtgtaggatttagtggcatctagtggtgaggttgcagattgtaacAAACTGAGTACTCTTCCCCCTCACCTTCCATTTCCAAGCATGcaggagaacctatggtggctgcaaaactcgcgaaaaacatgaaaggccctctctagagccagtttttggtttgtccgttctgggctattGTAGAAACATGCTGGTGCAACATGGCCGGCTCCATGGAgaaggacctgctccctatgtagatataaagggctcattctaaggtaacgaaaacacaatgattcttattgtcaggtgattatacactaattaaaacataataatgaatattatattccatttttgcCAAGTCTGTTTACTAGATGCCCCTAAATTCTACACAATGCACCTTTAATTCTTATTTCAGCCCATTAGTCCAATATGATCAAAACCCCCCAACTCTCACCTTTGTCTGTTAATTCAGTGGCATCacaaacaattttcaaaccaTATACCATCAGTGAATAATGAACAAGAGGTTATAGCTGGCAGATGCATTGTTTTGAACAACATGTAGACAATGTTAAAGCAATTTAATTTTATGTGCTGGACACATCATGCATTGTATAAATATTAGAATTGGTTTTGTTTCTTATTTCAGAAACATTATTGCCAAAATCAAATCAACCTTTGTGTTTTGAGAGTCCACAGTTGGACAATCTGATGTGAACATGTCTCATCTTCCGTATATATCATTTACACTGACAGCTGACTTCTACTCTGTTGATGTTCAATCATAATCAAGCTGGGGTTTAAAAGTTAAGGGAACACAAATAACCATTTATTAATTGCAAGATGTGAAATCAATCACTTCATTAGTTTAAATCTTTTAGAAAAATAAGCCATGGGTTAAATTGGGATGCTGAAAGACTGTATGCTGGACGTGCAAGGCCGTTGTGAGTATAAAAATACCATGTGTGGTGTGAATGGAGGGACATACAGTAATGCTCTGactatgtatatacagtaagtgtttCATTGCAGAGGAGCTCCTGTGCTGAAGTGACATGATGTCACATCTTTCTTCTCTAgcattactttttattttcttgttagATCTATTTATATCCTTAAAACTATCCCAAAATTGTTAAATTCAGGGAACTTTACCCCAAGAGTCCTCCTTTTTGCAAGTCCATTCATACAAATTGTAATGAATGAAAGTGTAGTTTTTGTATTTGAAAACAGGGTGCTGAGCATCCATTAAGACCAGCCAGTGAGTCTGGCGTGGTACAGGATTGGCTTTTTCTGTGTCAGAATTTCAAGTTTGCATTTATTATACTTTCTGTATTTgctgtcattattatttttctttctctaaacAATAAACATCTGGTTTGCTTTGCCAATAGCATAATCATTTGTATAACagttactgacatttttttttaaataaataaacttttacataacTTCCTATATGGTTGTTTTTAGTTGATTTCATCTGcataacacatacacatgttaaGTTATTCTGAGGattttgaaagaaataaaacatttaaagattaaaaaatgattattgcCAAGATTAGTCTCTGATACACAGTTATGATAACATCTAAATGCAGGAAGTTTTTAGTTTATAaatcaaacaacaaatcaatattGTGCAGAATTGTAAAAACAGCTTCCTATGCAGCACCACATGAACTAGTGGGAAAGGGGGGGCGGGGGAGTCAGTGTGTTGCAGGaccaaaacattgaaaaaagGGATTTGAATTAGACTTCTGTTTTATGCTTGTATCATTTTGCCTCACTATGTTTTTCTGATTTGCCAAATCAGATACAGAAAC
It encodes:
- the ccdc3b gene encoding coiled-coil domain-containing protein 3, with the protein product MWIILAFILAAAGPDGSWGCQLPHDWRPQTEACRAELAEIIVFAKVLALHKESYSVYNYLPWQHDTDLLFSAEIELLCDQAWGSMLEVPAGSRFNVTGLGYFPCFSYSVTKNNNYYFFLRMDENYNIVPHGVNFQDPIFPDTTENHRMFASLFQFSNCTPGTQVHTYTPEWEAQEDSRLLCSTVQKALFEEEERVRTLSQKVRSLEKANGHLREKVKTMKRLLRQAQRETMKEQQTLSLKQLYESKTPQTHPDQDTTQDQKGPPLKKVLSKKLKN